In Vigna angularis cultivar LongXiaoDou No.4 chromosome 8, ASM1680809v1, whole genome shotgun sequence, one DNA window encodes the following:
- the LOC108345899 gene encoding peroxisomal fatty acid beta-oxidation multifunctional protein AIM1, giving the protein MALPKVDFEVGADGVAVITMGNPPVNALAIPIIMGLKDRFDEAARRNDVKAIVLTGKGGRFSGGFDISVMKKVHDTGDSSHLPDVSVELVVNAIEDSKKPVVAAVEGLALGGGLELAMGCHARIAAPRAQLGLPELTLGIIPGFGGTQRLPRLIGLSKAVEMMLTSKPITSEEGRKLGLIDSIVSSEELLKVSRLWALEIGERRKPWVRSLHRTDKIGSLSEARQVLGTARQHVKKTAPHLPQQQACVDVIEHGIVHGGYSGVLKEAEVFKQLVVSDTSKGLINVFFAQRAITKVPGVTDIGLKPRNVKKIAVIGGGLMGSGIATALLLGNIRVLLKEINSEFLMKGIKTIEGNVNGLVRRGKLTKQKADAALSLLQGVLDYTEFKDVDLVIEAVIENVGLKQTIFSDLEKVCPPHCILASNTSTIDLNLVGKKISSQDRIAGAHFFSPAHIMPLLEIIRTDKTSPQVILDLVTVGKIIKKAPVVVGNCTGFAVNRTFFPYSQGAYLLVNLGVDVYRIDRLIRNFGFPIGPFQLADLAGYQVSFATSKVFADAFPDRVFKSSLLDLMIKSGRNGKNNGKGYYIYEKGSKPKPDPSIQPIIEESRRLSNIRPNGKPISVTDQEIVEMILFPVVNEACRVLEDGVVIRASDLDIASVLGMSFPNYRGGLVFWADLVGANHIYTSLKKWTQLYGNFYKPSKYLEERALKGIPLSAPASSTPKPVARL; this is encoded by the exons ATGGCGTTGCCTAAGGTTGATTTTGAGGTTGGAGCTGATGGGGTTGCTGTCATCACTATGGGCAACCCACCCGTCAATGCTTTGGCCATTCCAA TTATCATGGGGTTGAAAGATAGATTTGATGAGGCAGCTAGAAGGAATGATGTGAAAGCTATAGTTTTGACTG GCAAAGGTGGGAGATTTTCTGGTGGCTTTGATATCAGTGTTATGAAGAAAGTTCACGATACCG GGGATTCCTCGCATCTCCCTGATGTCTCCGTGGAACTAGTAGTCAATGCGATTGAAG ATTCGAAGAAGCCTGTTGTTGCAGCAGTAGAGGGGCTTGCTCTTGGAGGCGGCTTAGAACTGGCTATG GGATGCCATGCACGTATTGCGGCTCCGAGAGCTCAATTGGGTCTACCAGAGCTGACTCTTGGTATTATTCCTGGATTTGGAG gaACACAACGTCTTCCAAGGCTTATTGGGCTGTCTAAAGCTGTTGAAATGATGCTG ACATCTAAACCTATTACGTCGGAAGAAGGGAGGAAATTAGGACTTATTGATTCCATTGTGTCCTCTGAGGAGTTACTAAAGGTATCTAGGTTGTGGGCTCTTGAAATAGGAGAGAGGCGCAAACCTTGGGTTCGTTCACTTCACAGGACAGACAAAATTGGTTCCCTGTCTGAAGCACGTCAGGTGTTGGGAACTGCCAGGCAACATGTCAAGAAGACTGCTCCACATTTGCCTCAGCAGCAGGCTTGCGTAGATGTGATTGAACATGGAATTGTTCATGGTGGCTATAGTGGTGTGCTAAAG GAGGCAGAAGTGTTCAAGCAATTAGTTGTGTCGGACACATCAAAAGGTTTAATTAATGTCTTCTTTGCTCAGCGGGCTATAACAAAG GTGCCTGGCGTAACTGATATCGGCCTTAAACCaagaaatgttaaaaaaattgctGTTATTGGAGGAGGTCTAATGGGATCTGGCATTGCTACTGCTCTTCTACTAGGCAACATTCGTGTCTTACTCAAGGAAATCAATTCTGAATTTCTTATGAAGGGAATAAAAACAATAGAAG GAAATGTTAATGGCTTAGTAAGAAGAGGCAAGTTGACAAAACAGAAGGCAGATGCTGCACTGTCACTGCTTCAAGGTGTTCTGGATTACACAGAATTTAAAGATGTGGACTTGGTTATTGAG GCTGTAATTGAAAATGTCGGTCTCAAACAAACCATATTTAGCGATCTTGAGAAGGTCTGTCCTCCACACTGCATTTTAGCATCAAACACATCAACTATTGACCTTAATCTTGTTGGTAAAAAGATCAGCTCTCAAGATCGGATTGCGGGTGCTCATTTTTTCAG TCCTGCCCACATCATGCCTCTTTTGGAGATTATACGAACTGATAAAACTTCTCCACAAGTGATTCTTGATCTGGTAACCGTTGGTAAAATCATAAAGAAGGCTCCCGTTGTTGTGGGGAACTGCACAGGCTTTGCAGTGAATAGAACATTCTTCCCATATTCACAGGGTGCCTATTTGTTGGTCAACTTGGGTGTTGATGTTTACAGAATTGACAGATTGATACGCAACTTTGGCTTTCCAATCGGTCCTTTCCA GCTTGCGGACTTGGCTGGCTATCAAGTTTCTTTTGCTACATCCAAAGTATTTGCCGATGCTTTTCCTGATCGCGTATTTAAATCTTCATTGCTTGATCTTATGATCAAATCTGGGCGAAATG GCAAAAACAATGGGAAAGGTTACTACATTTATGAAAAGGGTAGCAAGCCAAAACCTGATCCTTCAATACAACCAATCATCGAGGAGTCTAGAAGACTTTCCAATATTAGGCCCAATGGAAAG CCTATATCTGTTACCGACCAAGAGATCGTGGAGATGATTCTCTTTCCAGTAGTAAATGAGGCATGCCGTGTTTTAGAAGATGGAGTTGTTATTCGAGCATCAGACCTTGACATTGCATCTGTTCTTGGAATGAGCTTCCCCAATTACCG GGGTGGCCTTGTTTTTTGGGCAGATTTGGTTGGGGCTAATCATATCTATACCAGCCTAAAGAAGTGGACACAATTATATGGTAACTTCTATAAACCCTCAAAGTATTTGGAAGAAAGAGCGCTCAAAGGCATTCCTTTG
- the LOC108343719 gene encoding rho guanine nucleotide exchange factor 8 gives MVRTFHHHSGMQKSKSFHFRRMFESGKHSHGLVDKDHDDAGESDRIYSKSLDSRSSFNHSMDFHVPYSDHSPAPSLGVEVPRMPPKRPTDTDLMKERFAKLLLGEDMSGAGNGVSSALALSNAVTNLAASVFGEISKLEPMASDRKARWRKEIEWLLSVTDHIVEFAPSQQIAKDGSSMEIMTTRQRTDLLMNIPALRKLDAMLIDTLQNFRDQNEFWYVSKNDEDPDGISNSRKSDKWWLPTVKVHPTGLSDGAGKWLQFQKDNVNQVLKAAMAINAQILSEMAIPENYIESLPKNGRESLGESIYKSITVEYFDPGQFLSTMDMSTEHKVLDLKNRMEASIVIWKRKMTNKDNKSSWGSAVSIEKRELFEERAETILLMLKHQFPGLPQSSLDISKIQYNKDVGQAILESYSRVIESLAYTVLSRIEDVLYTDSVAKNPSLAVSSRRVSVDSLPISGRTSPNSEDENSNIRSSDTPPSMTLSDFMGWTSIKEELDAKNSNLTEDLEDFVDENDEKSSTKSPDCAHKSSYLDKLEYLNALKVPIARH, from the exons ATGGTTCGGACTTTTCATCACCATAGTGGCATGCAGAAGTCCAAATCTTTTCATTTCAGAAGGATGTTTGAGTCAGGGAAGCATAGTCATGGTTTAGTTGATAAGGATCATGACGATGCAGGTGAAAGTGATAGGATATACTCAAAAAGCCTTGATTCTAGGAGCTCATTTAATCACTCCATGGATTTTCATGTCCCATATAGCGATCACAGTCCAGCACCAAGCTTGGGAGTTGAAGTACCCAGAATGCCTCCAAAGAGACCAACTG ACACTGACTTGATGAAGGAAAGGTTTGCTAAGTTGCTTTTAGGAGAAGACATGTCAGGTGCAGGGAATGGTGTTTCTTCAGCCTTGGCTCTATCAAATGCCGTAACAAACCTGGCTG CATCTGTTTTTGGAGAAATATCAAAGCTGGAGCCAATGGCCTCAGACAGAAAGGCCAGGTGGAGAAAAGAAATTGAGTGGCTCCTATCTGTCACTGATCATATTGTTGAATTTGCTCCATCACAACAAATAGCTAAGGATGGATCATCCATGGAG ATCATGACTACTAGACAACGAACTGATCTGCTCATGAACATCCCCGCCTTGCGCAAGCTTGATGCAATGCTCATT GACACCTTACAAAACTTCAGAGATCAAAATGAGTTCTGGTATGTCTCTAAAAATGACGAGGATCCTGATGGTATCTCTAACAGCAGGAAGAGCGACAAATGGTGGCTACCAACAGTTAAAGTTCACCCAACAGGGCTGTCTGATGGGGCCGGAAAATGGCTACAGTTCCAGAAGGACAATGTTAACCAAGTGCTTAAAGCAGCCATGGCAATAAATGCTCAAATACTATCAGAAATGGCGATCCCTGAAAACTATATTGAATCTCTCCCCAAg AATGGTAGAGAAAGCCTTGGTGAGTCAATCTACAAGAGCATTACAGTGGAATACTTTGATCCTGGGCAATTTCTCTCAACAATGGACATGTCCACAGAACATAAAGTGCTTGACCTCAAGAATAGGATGGAAGCTTCCATTGTGATATGGAAAAGGAAGATGACCAATAAGGATAATAAGTCTTCCTGGGGTTCGGCAGTGAGCATAGAGAAGAGGGAACTTTTTGAGGAGAGAGCTGAGACAATATTGCTGATGCTCAAACATCAGTTCCCAGGGCTTCCACAATCTTCACTTGACATTAGCAAAATACAATACAACAAG GATGTGGGACAAGCCATCCTAGAGAGCTACTCAAGAGTAATAGAAAGCCTTGCTTACACAGTTTTGTCACGGATTGAGGATGTCTTGTATACTGATTCAGTGGCAAAGAACCCTTCATTGGCAGTGAGCAGCAGAAGGGTTTCAGTGGATTCTTTACCAATATCTGGGAGGACTTCCCCAAACTCTGAGGATGAAAATTCCAACATTCGCTCTTCAGATACACCACCTTCAATGACTCTCTCAGATTTCATGGGTTGGACTTCAATCAAGGAGGAGTTGGACGCAAAGAACAGTAACCTCACTGAAGATTTAGAGGATTTCGTGGACGAAAATGATGAAAAGAGTTCAACTAAATCTCCTGATTGTGCTCATAAATCTTCTTATTTGGACAAGCTTGAGtatttgaatgctttaaaagtTCCCATAGCTCGACATTAA
- the LOC108343720 gene encoding probable protein ABIL5, producing MEVSFKFPCLEKPEADAEVEEDMRFQNSFQELRELQSQLHHAADYCETTFLKSEAKRDVMENTKEYICRAIVTVVDHLGNVSANLEGLISQTSAISEAESRIQCLKQRLFSCEQYADKLALTQMRWREKVPRFHSRYLSSPPILERSSSEKLRDSETEDPTKVEDKHILEKQEELPLFLYTQKPHADKNLKPTSVTTLNKHNNVTMVVPVRDGFSVLTKVSNPTFHFQGSPKATRHRRSLHGSDILWLIRRTKRIL from the exons ATGGAGGTGAGTTTCAAGTTTCCTTGCCTTGAAAAACCAGAAGCTGATGCTGAAGTAGAAGAAGACATGCGCTTTCAAAATTCCTTTCAG GAGCTAAGAGAACTGCAGTCTCAGCTGCACCATGCTGCAGATTATTGTGAAACGACTTTCTTGAAAAGTGAAGCTAAGAGAGA TGTGATGGAAAATACAAAAGAATACATATGCAGGGCCATAGTCACTGTAGTTGATCATCTTGGAAACGTCTCAGCTAATCTTGAAGGCCTTATTTCTCAAACAAGTGCAATTTCTGAGGCTGAGTCACGAATCCAGTGCCTCAAACAA AGACTTTTCTCATGTGAACAATATGCTGATAAGCTTGCGCTCACACAGATGAGATGGAGGGAGAAAGTGCCAAGATTCCATTCTCGTTATTTATCTTCAc CACCCATTCTTGAGAGATCAAGCAGTGAGAAATTAAG AGATTCTGAAACTGAAGATCCCACAAAAGTAGAAGACAAACACATACTAGAAAAGCAGGAGGAATTGCCACTTTTCTTGTACACCCAAAAGCCACATGCAGATAAGAATTTGAAGCCAACCAGTGTTACAACATTGAACAAACATAACAATGTGACCATGG TGGTACCTGTTCGGGATGGTTTCTCAGTCTTAACAAAAGTTTCAAATCCTACATTTCATTTTCAA GGTTCCCCGAAGGCTACACGCCATAGAAGATCCTTGCATGGCAGTGACATCTTATGGCTCATTCGGCGTACTAAACGAATCCTATGA